One genomic segment of Microcella indica includes these proteins:
- a CDS encoding inorganic diphosphatase: MGAYPVVIEVPRGSRNKYEIDHETGRVFLDRVLFTPFVYPTDYGFFEHTLGLDGDPVDALVLLEFPLYPGVGLDVRPVGVFNMTDDGGSDAKVVCVPAKDPRWAHIQDLEDVPEHTRKEIEFFFENYKALEPGKWVKTEGWGSAADAEAVIQAGIAAYVPPADH; the protein is encoded by the coding sequence ATGGGCGCCTACCCCGTCGTCATCGAAGTTCCCCGCGGCAGCCGGAACAAGTACGAGATCGACCACGAGACGGGCCGCGTCTTTCTCGACCGCGTGCTCTTCACGCCCTTCGTGTACCCGACCGACTACGGCTTCTTCGAGCACACGCTCGGCCTGGACGGCGACCCGGTGGACGCTCTCGTGCTGCTCGAGTTCCCGCTCTACCCGGGCGTGGGCCTCGACGTGCGCCCCGTGGGCGTCTTCAACATGACCGATGACGGCGGCAGCGACGCGAAGGTCGTGTGCGTGCCCGCGAAGGACCCTCGTTGGGCGCACATCCAGGACCTCGAGGATGTTCCCGAGCACACGCGCAAGGAGATCGAGTTCTTCTTCGAGAACTACAAGGCGCTCGAGCCCGGCAAGTGGGTCAAGACGGAGGGCTGGGGCTCTGCCGCCGACGCCGAGGCCGTCATCCAGGCCGGCATCGCGGCGTACGTCCCGCCCGCCGACCACTAG
- the ftsH gene encoding ATP-dependent zinc metalloprotease FtsH, which yields MNVKKLLRGPFLYIIAGAIVLWIGFTLLAGLGGFRPISTQEGLELLESGPVVSAKIVDGEQRVDLVLEAETEQAEEFGTQVQFYYVTPRGDEVIAALNAADLESFDDEVPQTNFFVSILGLIIPFLIIGVIFYFILTRLQGGGGRVMQFGKSKAKLVNKEAPQVTFDDVAGAEEAIEELHEIKDFLQDPTKFQAVGARIPKGVLLYGPPGTGKTLLARSVAGEAGVPFYSISGSDFVEMFVGVGASRVRDLFTQAKENSPAIIFVDEIDAVGRHRGAGMGGGHDEREQTLNQMLVEMDGFDPNTNVIMIAATNRPDILDPALLRPGRFDRQIQVDAPDMKGREKILQVHAKGKPMAEGVDFAVLARKTPGFTGADLANVLNEAALLTARQGGEQLTDVTLDEAVDRVMAGPQRRTRVMRDHEKLITAYHEGGHALAAAAMRNTDPVTKVTILPRGRALGYTMVLPLDDRYSVTRNELLDQLTYAMGGRVAEEIVFHDPTTGASNDIEKATSIARRMVTEYGMSATVGAIKLGQSSGEVFLGRDMGHQRDYSERLAEKVDQEVRALIEQAHDEAWRVLNDNRDILDRLATELLEKETLDHVALAEIFQDVDKLPERPQWLSSEDRPLPDLPPVPMPAKPAIEDLDTGASEPVGAGAGSARSQAHDASARAGEGSASSDPEQSPRRE from the coding sequence ATGAACGTTAAGAAACTCCTCCGCGGGCCCTTCCTCTACATCATCGCCGGAGCGATCGTGCTCTGGATCGGCTTCACCCTGCTCGCGGGCCTCGGCGGCTTCCGCCCCATCAGCACGCAGGAGGGGCTCGAGCTGCTCGAGAGCGGCCCCGTCGTCTCGGCGAAGATCGTCGACGGCGAGCAGCGCGTCGACCTCGTGCTCGAGGCCGAGACCGAGCAGGCCGAGGAGTTCGGCACGCAAGTGCAGTTCTACTACGTGACGCCGCGCGGCGACGAGGTCATCGCGGCGCTCAACGCCGCCGACCTGGAGTCGTTCGACGACGAGGTGCCGCAGACGAACTTCTTCGTGAGCATCCTCGGGCTCATCATCCCGTTCCTCATCATCGGCGTCATCTTCTACTTCATCCTCACGCGCCTGCAGGGCGGTGGCGGTCGGGTTATGCAGTTCGGCAAGTCGAAGGCGAAGCTCGTCAACAAGGAGGCCCCGCAGGTCACCTTCGACGACGTCGCCGGTGCCGAGGAGGCCATCGAGGAGCTGCACGAGATCAAGGACTTCCTGCAGGACCCGACCAAGTTCCAGGCGGTCGGGGCGCGCATTCCCAAGGGGGTGCTGCTGTACGGCCCTCCCGGCACCGGCAAGACCCTCCTCGCGCGCTCCGTCGCCGGCGAGGCGGGCGTGCCGTTCTACTCGATCTCCGGCTCCGACTTCGTCGAGATGTTCGTCGGCGTCGGCGCGAGCCGCGTGCGCGACCTCTTCACGCAGGCCAAGGAGAACTCGCCTGCCATCATCTTCGTCGACGAGATCGACGCCGTCGGCCGCCACCGCGGCGCCGGCATGGGCGGCGGCCACGACGAGCGCGAGCAGACCCTCAACCAGATGCTCGTCGAGATGGACGGCTTCGACCCCAACACGAACGTCATCATGATCGCGGCCACCAACCGCCCCGACATCCTCGACCCCGCGCTGCTGCGCCCCGGCCGCTTCGACCGGCAGATTCAGGTCGATGCGCCCGACATGAAGGGCCGCGAGAAGATTCTGCAGGTGCACGCCAAGGGCAAGCCCATGGCCGAGGGTGTCGACTTCGCCGTCCTCGCCCGCAAGACTCCGGGCTTCACGGGTGCCGACCTCGCCAATGTGCTCAACGAGGCCGCACTGCTCACCGCGCGCCAGGGAGGCGAGCAGCTTACCGACGTGACACTCGACGAGGCCGTCGACCGCGTGATGGCCGGGCCGCAGCGGCGCACGCGCGTCATGCGCGACCACGAGAAGCTCATCACCGCCTACCACGAGGGCGGGCACGCGCTCGCGGCCGCGGCCATGCGCAACACCGACCCGGTGACGAAGGTGACGATCCTCCCGCGCGGCCGCGCCCTCGGCTACACGATGGTGCTGCCGCTAGACGACCGCTACTCGGTCACGCGCAATGAGCTGCTCGACCAGCTCACCTACGCGATGGGCGGCCGTGTCGCCGAGGAGATCGTCTTCCACGACCCCACCACGGGCGCCTCCAACGACATCGAGAAGGCCACGAGCATCGCGCGCCGCATGGTCACCGAGTACGGCATGAGCGCGACCGTCGGCGCCATCAAGCTCGGCCAGTCGAGCGGCGAGGTCTTCCTCGGCCGCGACATGGGCCACCAGCGCGACTACTCGGAGCGGCTCGCCGAGAAGGTCGACCAGGAGGTGCGCGCGCTCATCGAGCAGGCTCACGACGAGGCCTGGCGCGTGCTCAACGACAACCGCGACATTCTCGACCGGCTCGCGACCGAGCTGCTCGAGAAGGAGACCCTCGACCACGTGGCGCTCGCCGAGATCTTCCAGGACGTGGACAAGCTGCCCGAGCGCCCCCAGTGGCTCTCGAGCGAGGACCGCCCGCTGCCCGACCTGCCGCCCGTGCCGATGCCGGCCAAGCCCGCGATCGAGGACCTCGACACGGGAGCCAGCGAGCCCGTCGGCGCGGGAGCCGGGTCGGCCCGCTCGCAGGCGCACGACGCCTCGGCTCGGGCGGGCGAGGGTTCCGCGTCGAGCGACCCCGAGCAGTCGCCGCGGCGCGAGTAG
- the tilS gene encoding tRNA lysidine(34) synthetase TilS: MPTTPPGAPERRPRLTPAVADARRAVRESLAGLPEGSLVLVALSGGPDSLALAAAAAFEAPRAGLRAGAAVIDHGLQGDSAAVAERAADAARALGLEPVVVRRVDVGAAGGPEAAARTARYAALDAIADELQAAAVLLGHSRDDQAETVLLGLARGSGTASLAGMAPVVGRYRRPLLGLRRATLAAACTDQGLEPWHDPHNGDAAFARVRVRSSILPLMESQLDAGVVDALARTAEIAREDSDALDHMVDEIAEELVDLAEGGCSLPVAALLANPPALRHRLIRLVADAEFGLALSRAQTLEIARLATDWHGQGAVHLSGIRVEREGGRIVFRSSAPEPPADPQSD; encoded by the coding sequence ATGCCCACCACACCGCCCGGGGCGCCCGAGCGTCGACCGCGCCTCACCCCGGCGGTCGCCGACGCGCGCCGTGCTGTGCGCGAGAGCCTCGCCGGCCTGCCCGAGGGCTCGCTCGTGCTCGTGGCCCTCAGCGGGGGCCCCGACTCGCTCGCGCTCGCCGCGGCCGCAGCCTTCGAGGCGCCCCGGGCGGGGCTGCGCGCAGGTGCCGCAGTCATCGACCATGGCCTGCAGGGCGACTCGGCCGCCGTCGCCGAACGGGCTGCCGACGCGGCGCGCGCCCTCGGCCTCGAGCCCGTCGTCGTGCGGCGGGTCGACGTCGGCGCGGCGGGCGGCCCTGAAGCCGCGGCGCGCACGGCGCGCTACGCCGCGCTCGACGCGATCGCCGACGAGCTGCAGGCCGCTGCCGTGCTGCTCGGCCACTCGCGCGACGACCAGGCCGAGACCGTGCTGCTCGGGCTCGCGCGCGGCAGCGGCACGGCGAGCCTCGCCGGCATGGCGCCCGTCGTCGGCCGCTACCGCCGACCCCTGCTCGGGCTGCGCCGCGCGACGCTCGCCGCAGCCTGCACCGACCAGGGCCTCGAGCCGTGGCACGACCCCCACAACGGCGACGCGGCGTTCGCGCGCGTGCGGGTGCGGTCGAGCATCCTGCCCCTCATGGAATCCCAGCTGGATGCGGGCGTCGTCGACGCCCTCGCCCGCACCGCCGAGATCGCGCGCGAAGACTCCGACGCGCTCGACCATATGGTGGACGAGATCGCGGAGGAGCTCGTCGACCTCGCGGAGGGGGGATGCTCGCTGCCCGTCGCCGCGCTGCTCGCCAACCCGCCCGCACTGCGCCACCGACTCATCCGACTCGTCGCCGACGCCGAGTTCGGGCTCGCCCTCAGCCGCGCGCAGACCCTCGAGATCGCGCGGCTCGCGACCGACTGGCACGGGCAGGGCGCCGTGCACCTGAGCGGCATTAGGGTGGAGCGCGAAGGTGGTCGCATCGTGTTCCGCTCGAGCGCGCCAGAGCCGCCGGCCGACCCGCAGTCTGACTAG
- the hpt gene encoding hypoxanthine phosphoribosyltransferase, translating to MDVEDIRSDLTEVLITEEEIHAKLAELARRVEADYPDEPPLLVGVLKGAVMVMADFARELRIHVEMDWMAVSSYGASTQSSGVVRILKDLDTEIAGRDVLIVEDIIDSGLTLSWLRGNLESRGAKSVKILTLLRKPEAAKVEVEVEYVGFEIPPAFVVGYGLDYAEKYRNLRAIGVLAPHVYQGE from the coding sequence TTGGACGTCGAGGACATTCGCTCCGACCTCACCGAGGTGCTCATCACCGAGGAGGAGATCCACGCCAAGCTCGCCGAGCTCGCGCGACGGGTCGAGGCCGACTACCCCGACGAGCCGCCGCTGCTCGTCGGCGTGCTCAAGGGCGCCGTCATGGTCATGGCCGACTTCGCGCGCGAGCTGCGCATCCACGTCGAGATGGACTGGATGGCCGTGAGCTCGTACGGCGCGAGCACGCAGTCGAGCGGCGTCGTGCGCATCCTCAAGGATCTCGACACCGAGATCGCCGGGCGCGACGTGCTCATCGTCGAAGACATCATCGACTCGGGGCTCACGCTCTCCTGGTTGCGCGGCAACCTCGAATCGCGCGGGGCGAAGAGCGTGAAGATTCTCACCCTGCTGCGCAAGCCCGAGGCCGCCAAGGTCGAGGTCGAGGTCGAGTACGTCGGCTTCGAGATCCCTCCCGCCTTCGTCGTCGGCTACGGCCTCGACTACGCCGAGAAGTACCGCAACCTGCGCGCCATCGGAGTGCTCGCGCCGCACGTCTACCAGGGCGAGTAG
- the folE gene encoding GTP cyclohydrolase I — MPPIDSRRIEAAVAELLVAIGEDPSRPGLATTPQRVAESYGEFFAGVGVDPAPHLHDDVELQSDPGERGEIVLLRDIALRSMCEHHLLPFTGVAHVAYLPAERLTGLGSIARVVETVASRPQLQERLGEDVAATLESALAPHGVLVVVDAQHGCVTARGTRQSGSTTVTVASRGALADPVRRAEVMALLGRGTA, encoded by the coding sequence GTGCCGCCCATCGACTCCCGCCGCATCGAGGCCGCGGTCGCCGAACTGCTCGTCGCGATCGGAGAAGACCCCTCGCGCCCGGGCCTCGCGACCACGCCGCAGCGCGTCGCCGAGTCCTACGGCGAGTTCTTCGCGGGCGTCGGCGTCGACCCTGCACCGCACCTGCACGACGATGTCGAACTGCAGTCAGACCCGGGTGAGCGCGGCGAGATCGTGCTGCTGCGCGACATCGCCCTGCGCTCCATGTGCGAGCACCACCTGCTGCCTTTCACGGGCGTCGCGCACGTCGCCTACCTGCCCGCCGAGCGCCTGACCGGCCTCGGCAGCATCGCCCGCGTCGTCGAGACGGTGGCCTCCCGGCCGCAGCTGCAGGAGCGCCTCGGCGAGGACGTCGCCGCCACGCTCGAGAGCGCCCTCGCGCCGCACGGCGTGCTCGTCGTCGTCGACGCCCAGCACGGCTGCGTGACCGCCCGCGGCACGCGGCAGAGCGGCAGCACGACCGTCACCGTCGCCTCCCGCGGCGCCCTCGCCGACCCCGTACGCCGCGCCGAGGTGATGGCGCTCCTCGGGCGGGGCACGGCATGA
- a CDS encoding M23 family metallopeptidase, giving the protein MRSSHGTTLTSAVPCDDQHPATPRASAPLPAARPRRASLRRRLLSAVGGLATIVMLVSGVVAATERPAYAVDYPSWDDVLDARRSVAAAQTQVKQIRAAIAAITAEVERTQVIAEEAGAAYFEAQTAFDEAAYTADQLQAQADEAQASAEESRLRAGQFVAELSRSGGGDLSASLLTNPGQADALLSRLGFASKITQQAEGIYAAALQDKNAAQALTDQANVAKEIRDELRLEAQAAFETAQAAAQEAQDALFAQQENQARLEAQLAVLIENREATEEDYQAGIEAQYGAGGSLDAGQIVNGWANPVNGWITSHYGYRVHPIYGYVRLHTGTDIAAGCGTNMYAASSGTVTYAGPNGTFGNFVRIDHGGGLTTAYAHIQNGGILVQMGQTIVVGQNIAKVGSTGASTGCHTHIEVRRNGVTENPVTFFSNIGIQLG; this is encoded by the coding sequence ATGAGGTCGTCGCACGGTACGACGCTGACCAGCGCCGTACCGTGCGACGACCAGCACCCTGCGACACCGCGTGCCAGTGCACCGCTGCCGGCAGCGCGCCCGCGCCGAGCATCCCTGCGTCGTCGCCTTCTCTCCGCCGTCGGCGGCCTCGCCACCATCGTCATGCTCGTCAGCGGCGTCGTCGCCGCGACCGAGCGCCCCGCCTACGCCGTCGACTACCCCTCGTGGGACGACGTGCTCGACGCGCGCCGCAGCGTCGCCGCCGCGCAGACGCAGGTCAAGCAGATTCGTGCCGCGATCGCCGCCATCACCGCCGAGGTCGAGCGCACGCAGGTCATCGCCGAAGAGGCCGGCGCCGCTTACTTCGAGGCTCAGACCGCATTCGACGAGGCCGCCTACACCGCCGACCAGCTGCAGGCCCAGGCCGACGAGGCCCAGGCGAGCGCCGAGGAGTCGCGCCTGCGCGCCGGGCAGTTCGTCGCCGAGCTCTCGCGCAGCGGCGGCGGCGACCTCTCCGCCTCCCTCCTCACCAATCCGGGGCAGGCGGATGCTCTGCTCTCGCGTCTCGGATTCGCCAGCAAGATCACGCAGCAGGCCGAAGGCATCTACGCCGCAGCCCTGCAGGACAAGAACGCCGCCCAGGCCCTCACCGACCAGGCGAACGTCGCCAAGGAGATTCGCGACGAACTGCGCCTCGAAGCCCAGGCCGCCTTCGAGACCGCGCAGGCCGCCGCGCAGGAGGCGCAGGACGCTCTCTTCGCGCAGCAGGAGAACCAGGCGCGCCTGGAAGCGCAGCTCGCCGTGCTCATCGAGAACCGCGAAGCCACCGAGGAGGACTACCAGGCCGGCATCGAGGCGCAGTACGGCGCGGGCGGCAGCCTCGACGCCGGTCAGATCGTCAACGGCTGGGCCAACCCTGTCAACGGGTGGATCACCTCCCACTACGGCTACCGCGTCCACCCCATCTACGGATACGTGCGCCTCCACACCGGCACCGACATCGCCGCAGGCTGCGGCACCAACATGTACGCGGCCTCGAGCGGCACCGTCACTTACGCGGGCCCCAACGGAACGTTCGGCAACTTCGTGCGCATCGACCACGGAGGCGGCCTCACCACCGCCTACGCGCACATTCAGAACGGCGGCATCCTCGTGCAGATGGGGCAGACCATCGTCGTCGGCCAGAACATCGCCAAGGTCGGCTCGACCGGCGCATCCACGGGGTGCCACACCCACATCGAAGTGCGCCGTAATGGAGTAACGGAGAACCCCGTGACGTTCTTCAGCAACATCGGGATTCAGCTTGGGTAG
- the folP gene encoding dihydropteroate synthase translates to MSAATAHDASGAQSLPAAPEVWGILNVTPDSFSDGGAYLDPQRAVDRARSLAADGAHVIDVGGESTRPGSQPVTPAVEQSRVLPVIAALAADGLRVSIDTMHASTAAASVEAGAATVNDVSGGLADPAMLETVAGLDVDYVAMHWRGPAAVWDAVSDYRDVVTEVRNELQSRLEAALAAGIPAERLWLDPGLGFAKRHDDSWALLRALPALADLGCRVLVGASRKRFLGELLPPDHDVEERDLPTAVVSVLAAEGGAAAVRVHDARSTVLALATRSAWRGAGAAASSASSAEPARSEVPA, encoded by the coding sequence ATGAGCGCGGCGACGGCGCACGACGCGAGCGGCGCGCAGTCGTTGCCCGCGGCACCGGAGGTGTGGGGCATCCTCAATGTCACCCCCGACTCCTTCAGCGACGGCGGCGCGTACCTCGACCCGCAGCGCGCCGTCGACCGCGCGCGCAGCCTCGCCGCCGACGGCGCCCACGTGATCGACGTCGGGGGCGAATCGACGCGCCCCGGGTCGCAGCCTGTGACGCCCGCCGTCGAGCAGAGCCGCGTGCTGCCCGTCATCGCGGCGCTCGCCGCCGACGGACTGCGCGTCTCGATCGACACCATGCACGCCTCCACGGCCGCGGCGAGCGTCGAGGCGGGCGCCGCGACCGTCAACGACGTGAGCGGGGGCCTCGCCGACCCGGCCATGCTCGAGACCGTCGCGGGGCTCGACGTCGACTATGTGGCGATGCACTGGCGCGGCCCGGCCGCCGTCTGGGATGCCGTGAGCGACTACCGCGACGTCGTCACCGAGGTGCGCAACGAGCTGCAATCGCGGCTCGAGGCCGCGCTCGCGGCCGGCATCCCGGCCGAGCGGCTCTGGCTCGACCCGGGGCTCGGCTTCGCCAAGCGGCACGACGACTCCTGGGCGCTCCTGCGCGCGCTGCCCGCACTGGCAGACCTTGGCTGCCGCGTGCTTGTGGGCGCCTCGCGCAAGAGGTTCCTCGGCGAGCTGCTGCCGCCCGACCACGACGTCGAGGAGCGCGACCTGCCGACCGCCGTCGTGAGCGTGCTCGCCGCCGAGGGCGGCGCCGCAGCCGTGCGCGTGCACGACGCCCGCTCGACCGTGCTCGCGCTCGCGACGCGCTCCGCGTGGCGGGGTGCGGGCGCGGCGGCGTCGTCGGCGTCGTCGGCGGAGCCGGCGCGCAGCGAGGTGCCGGCATGA
- a CDS encoding C40 family peptidase, with protein MRRPGRRGIAAVTLVTALTVALGVTAATAAPAPPSWDDVEQARGDVQATQLAIARIEDAARAAEQTYLEAARSAVLLGEEYHLAELALEQAEAAAGRLEQRRDAALDRAAESGARAAQLAAQLARSGSGDLTTALLTGDADDADDLLYRLGAMSSVGARSQAVMARAMQDKNTAEALTAQAELALAERERLAAEAADSLAEAITAADRAEQRLTAQQTMMGELAAQLASLTGRSEQLERDYLAGLGGDEPAPGIPAPGSPAPGGPAPSPSAPPSGPAPSPSSPPPAPGPSPSIPPPSPSPSPSQPSSPNPPSVPAPNAGAVATAISFASAQVGEPYQFGGRGPNVWDCSGLTMQAYAAAGVAIGGHSATRQYSTAAQRDRLVPYAQAQPGDLIFYSTGGATSGSKYHVTLYIGGGQMIEAPYPGKTVRIVAVRSYDRVPYVARPTP; from the coding sequence ATGCGACGCCCCGGGCGCCGCGGTATCGCAGCCGTCACCCTCGTGACGGCTCTCACCGTTGCCCTCGGGGTGACCGCAGCCACCGCGGCGCCCGCCCCGCCCAGCTGGGACGACGTCGAGCAGGCGCGCGGCGACGTCCAGGCCACCCAGCTCGCCATCGCGCGCATCGAAGACGCCGCCCGAGCCGCCGAGCAGACGTACCTCGAGGCGGCGCGCAGCGCCGTGCTACTCGGCGAGGAGTACCACCTCGCCGAGCTCGCCCTCGAGCAGGCCGAAGCCGCCGCCGGCCGGCTCGAGCAGCGGCGCGACGCCGCCCTCGACCGAGCCGCCGAGTCGGGAGCGCGCGCTGCTCAGCTCGCGGCTCAGCTCGCACGATCCGGCAGTGGCGACCTCACCACGGCGCTGCTCACGGGCGACGCCGACGACGCCGACGACCTGCTCTACCGGCTCGGCGCGATGAGCTCCGTCGGCGCGCGCAGCCAGGCCGTCATGGCGCGAGCGATGCAGGACAAGAACACCGCAGAAGCGCTCACCGCCCAGGCCGAGCTCGCCCTCGCCGAGCGGGAGCGCCTCGCTGCGGAGGCGGCCGACTCACTCGCCGAGGCGATCACCGCCGCCGACCGCGCCGAGCAACGCCTCACCGCGCAGCAGACCATGATGGGCGAGCTCGCCGCGCAGCTCGCGAGCCTCACCGGCCGCAGCGAGCAGCTCGAGCGGGACTACCTCGCCGGCCTCGGCGGCGACGAGCCCGCGCCGGGCATCCCAGCGCCGGGCAGCCCTGCGCCCGGCGGCCCCGCCCCGAGCCCGAGCGCTCCGCCGAGCGGCCCCGCGCCGAGCCCGAGCAGCCCGCCGCCCGCACCGGGGCCCAGCCCGAGCATCCCGCCCCCGTCACCCAGCCCGTCGCCGAGCCAGCCGTCCTCACCGAACCCGCCCTCGGTGCCCGCCCCGAACGCGGGGGCCGTCGCGACCGCGATCTCCTTCGCAAGTGCACAGGTCGGCGAGCCGTACCAGTTTGGCGGCCGCGGCCCGAACGTGTGGGACTGCTCGGGCCTCACCATGCAGGCCTACGCGGCCGCGGGCGTCGCCATCGGCGGGCACTCCGCGACCCGGCAGTACTCGACGGCGGCGCAGCGCGACCGGCTCGTGCCCTACGCGCAGGCGCAGCCCGGCGACCTCATCTTCTACTCCACCGGCGGGGCGACCTCAGGGTCGAAGTACCACGTGACCCTCTACATCGGCGGCGGCCAGATGATCGAGGCGCCGTACCCGGGCAAGACGGTGCGCATCGTCGCCGTGCGCAGCTACGACCGCGTGCCGTACGTCGCGCGGCCGACCCCGTAG
- the folB gene encoding dihydroneopterin aldolase, translated as MSGAARDTITLTGVRARGHHGVLADERRDGQEFVVDVALTLDLARAAASDDVADTVHYGELAEAIVAAIERDPVDLIETLAERIAALVLEHVAVHEVVVTVHKPHAPIPVPFDDVAVTITRGRP; from the coding sequence ATGAGCGGCGCAGCGCGCGACACCATCACGCTCACGGGGGTGCGTGCTCGCGGCCACCACGGCGTGCTCGCCGACGAGCGCCGCGACGGGCAGGAGTTCGTCGTCGACGTGGCGCTCACTCTCGACCTCGCACGGGCTGCCGCGAGTGACGACGTCGCCGACACCGTGCACTACGGCGAGCTGGCCGAGGCGATCGTCGCCGCGATCGAGCGCGACCCCGTCGACCTCATCGAGACGCTCGCCGAGCGCATCGCCGCGCTCGTGCTCGAGCACGTCGCGGTGCACGAGGTCGTCGTGACCGTCCACAAGCCGCACGCGCCCATCCCGGTGCCGTTCGACGACGTGGCCGTCACGATCACGCGGGGTCGACCGTGA
- a CDS encoding phosphoribosyltransferase-like protein, protein MGLALTSDSEHSQERALGYGNEGFLVISSFNTPTMTLTALWGSGLVNDAEWRPLFARRKKL, encoded by the coding sequence GTGGGACTCGCCTTAACCAGTGACAGCGAGCACTCTCAAGAGCGAGCGCTCGGCTATGGAAATGAGGGATTCCTCGTGATTTCTTCATTCAACACGCCGACGATGACACTGACCGCTCTGTGGGGCAGCGGACTCGTGAACGATGCCGAGTGGCGGCCACTCTTCGCCCGTCGAAAAAAGTTGTAG